The Sabethes cyaneus chromosome 3, idSabCyanKW18_F2, whole genome shotgun sequence DNA window AAGCAGGAGAAAAgtggttcatcagttttgcagtttcgggtaaaagcacagagaacagactaccaggtaatcgataaaaagtgtgtaaaaggtttttatgtaatctacgagtaatccttcaatagagcacccctcgagcagtaagtggcaaactaaatcttgatgtcgctgccatcgctgctatgtaactccagcacaaagaaatattgataaaggtacatggatattttttgaagcgtttggcaaactatttctggagggcgccaccgacagatcttacacacaaaaaatcaattacttccttcgagcctgttaatctgttctctgtggtaaaaggtaagagaataatatggaacatgacaaagcaggtataatttaattgtttacctgtttattgcacgcttcttgctgctacagtccgctgcagctaccctccaaaaaaggagggaaagctgaatcggtacaaaaccggtttttattcgaaacctctagcagaaatcgaacagaaatccaAAGAAAAATCGTAAGGCGAAAATTCTGCCAGAATtggatgttgcatttctgctagttttcacgggtgacaacggccagaaatccggcagaatgtcttgcagaaaaagtttttcgctgccagattgttgttcgatttctgccggacgcgcctaagtgggatagagcttgctaagcccagtgcaaaaagctacaaaaacttatcggtTTTCACTGAAACGTAtgtttttaccggggtataactggggaaaaacataaacaaacgtgttaaatcaatgtaaaatctaacaacagcaacaacaaatcgcgcgtcgatgtgtacGTACGGTAAACGTTTGAAACGCTCTATTGTGCCTGGCAGCCAAACCTGGATAATTTACCCCATAAAACTGTCAAGTGTACGTTAGCAACGTTGCCAacgttgtacccactagccgccattgagcgcgcgaaaaggtggatacgtTTGGCTGGTTGGCCCTTTTTAATTGTTTATCGAGATAATATCTCCACATCCACATTCTGAATTCGAGCAGTTCTCCGGTTTTCGAGTAGTTTTCATTTCTAGCAAATCTGGCAGCTTTGGATTGAAACTTTCGTATGACAGCTGTCTTGTTTATTTCGCGCCTATTTTGATCAGCATCGCCTGTAGAATTCCCACCAGAAGTATTGCATTCATTCATTTCCCTGCAAACTTCATTCAAGTACTAACGTGTGGTGTATCGTGACTGTTAAAGTTGAAAAACCGTTTTACAAAAGGTATTAAGCTTTTACATTAAATAATTACGTattatattttataattttaactgCGTTGTTTATATTTACAGACCATCAAAATGTTCGAAGCCCGCTTAATTGCTAGCACTACGCTCAAAAAGGTCCTAGATGCCATAAAGGATCTACTAAATGAAGCCACGTTTGATTGCAGCGATTCCGGTATCCAGCTTCAGGCAATGGACAACTCTCACGTTTCCTTGGTGTCACTTTCACTTCGCTCCGACGGCTTTGATAAATATCGTTGTGACCGGAACCTTTCTATGGGAATGAACCTTGCAAATATGTCAAAAATCATGAAATGCGCGAACAACGATGATACCGTTACCATGAAAGCACAAGATAATGCAGATACAGTTACCttcatgttcgaatctcagaaCCAAGAAAAAGTTTCCGACTATGAAATGAAACTAATGAATCTTGATCAAGAACATTTGGGAATACCGGAAACTGATTATGCGTGCATTGTTCGGATGCCAGCAATTGAGTTTGCTCGTATTTGCCGAGATCTGTCTCAATTTGGCGAGTCTGTTGTTATTTCCTGCACTAAAGAAGGTATTAGCTCAGAAAAGTTTACTTTGTGTTCTCTCTATATATTAATAATTATCTTTAACAGGCGTTAAGTTCTCCGCGTCCGGCGACGCTGGATCAGCCAATATTAAACTTGCCCAGACTTCCTCTGTAGATAAAGAAGATGAAGCGGTCATCATTGAAATGCAGGAGCCCGTAACTCTCACATTTGCCTGTCGGTACCTGAACTCCTTCACCAAAGCCACGCCTTTGTCAAACCAAGTGCAGCTTTCCATGTCGGCAGATGTGCCACTAGTTGTTGAATATAAAATCACCGATCTTGGTCATATTCGGTACTATCTAGCACCCAAAATCGaagatgatgaaaattagatatATAAATTGTATTAGGTTAAAAGTCTCAAACGTATTACATGCTTTAAATAAAGTATCGTATTTTCTGAATTCGTTGGTTTTAAGAAACTTTAGAAGCCCCACTTTAACTGCAGTTATTTTAGTAGTGGAACTAGTGAATACACATATATCTCCCAGCCTCGAAGTACAACACCGGTCTAACAAGCTGGTCGTCGCATGTTCAAATCTCTACTGGGAGAATTTATCAAATCGAATCCGAGTCGGATCGGTATGTGGAATAGAGACCACTAAAATTGTACGTATTACAATTTTTACAAACAGCAGTCCTATTGTCAAAATTAGCGTCAAATGCAGCGAAATGTTCAAGAAGAATCGCCCAATTTAGCGCTCCCATCATAAGTTTCTGCTAGTACCTGCACGTGGCCATAcgaggaggtgcgatgctgcgaaAGTCCTACAACTGAGTTTAGAGGAGTAAGTGGTCACTAGGAAAAACCTTCTGAAGGTCTGATAATTAAATGCCAGAGGCTGGTTCGTCTCAGGGAAGACTTGATATTTGGTGTCTATTCTGCGAAACGAGTGACATGACGTGCCATTTCACTGCAATTCGCTTCGCTCAGTCGAGTCGAATTGAATAACACCACaatgaattttttgcgaaaagtGATTCACATAACTTTCGTGTTAAATTTAAATAGCAGCACAATGAAATTTGGATTACCCGGTTCTAACAAACAAAGAATCACGTGAGTTTAAGCTGGGGCTGCAAAATCCTAAACCCTTCCGCAACTGTGCAATTCAGTAAACAATCAGATCTGAATCTACTGTGAGcaacccatcggcaggcaaccatgttttcgctgccaacatctcgtgtgtgcgaaaatgagatagcatgtcagcactgcgtttcactcaactgccagcagtctgatttgggcccgctgtcaaattttgagcccaggacatgttgtcgctgacgtttactgcagctcgttatagagatgtcgatggggtgactGTGAGCCTATCCACATACATCGGCAAGGATGGTGGCTTCCCCCAAGCCCAATACATATAAACCTGAACGTAGCCCTCGAACCTAATCTAATCATTTCAATGCGTATTTCGACTTCAAAAAATAGGATAATACCTTTCAAGTCAATCAACGAAACTATGAATAGGCATAATTTtataagaaaaaactacaagatatacagccctaagggttgtacgaatggatgacgtaggactatattcagcttcaattcttcattgaatgcaatggtgacttTTAAAATATGtggacgagggttcataagtacaacgcctgcagccattgagacatagaagatttcttttaaaaatcacgtgtgcatcataaaggttgaaatagtaatggatgaccagcccacagattattgcattaaatatgattatgcgta harbors:
- the LOC128742853 gene encoding proliferating cell nuclear antigen gives rise to the protein MFEARLIASTTLKKVLDAIKDLLNEATFDCSDSGIQLQAMDNSHVSLVSLSLRSDGFDKYRCDRNLSMGMNLANMSKIMKCANNDDTVTMKAQDNADTVTFMFESQNQEKVSDYEMKLMNLDQEHLGIPETDYACIVRMPAIEFARICRDLSQFGESVVISCTKEGVKFSASGDAGSANIKLAQTSSVDKEDEAVIIEMQEPVTLTFACRYLNSFTKATPLSNQVQLSMSADVPLVVEYKITDLGHIRYYLAPKIEDDEN